In a single window of the Coffea eugenioides isolate CCC68of chromosome 3, Ceug_1.0, whole genome shotgun sequence genome:
- the LOC113766501 gene encoding putative disease resistance protein RGA3, with amino-acid sequence MADAVLGSTTQVLVQTAINLASEQIGQFVGFKKDLQKLKDTLTLIQAFLSDAEKKQVTENSVKLWLEHLERVAFDAENLLDDFNYEMIRRKVEIRNQMKRKVCFFFSVSNPIAFRCRMARKIQKINMDLISIHERRTTLGLLRSQNDARDAPAISSPGGEAFMKNKETDSVTVDVSFVGRDGDVSAIVAQLTATNNNETISVLPIVGMGGIGKTTLARKVFNHPKIEKYFEKRMWVCVSDDFNANRLFGLMLESLKLPMLEVAGRDSREARVNKLKELLDGKKYLLVLDDVWNKESRLSRPWNEFLGSLKGTSQAMGSWILVTTRERQVADSTRISSPRDYSLKQLSYDQCWLILKENAFGTGEVSDGLQDTGLKIAQRCQGLPLAASVLGGMLRNKGPDEWQNLVSGLQSLGGGENNDVNEILKLSFDHLPYPSLKKCFAYCSIFPEDFEIKRNQLIQLWAAEGFLQSNPTKKMSMEEVGNRYFTILLDSNLFQDAKKDAYGNVLYCKMHDLVHDMAQSISECKTLRLKESTEADFHDKSFRYLAIERSEEEILPFPQKESFRYITTLFLLENRSIDDGLIIFLACLRVLNIASSDAKELPKSIGKLSHLRYLDSSNTPMETLPDSLCKLYNLQTLRLRNCESLTKFPNNFKNLVNLRHFDFFHKDKSSDLMPLEIGQLRSLQTLPFLNIGKEAGRQIGQLGSLKNLSGSFEIRNLQLVTSMEEAKSAKLIDKPNIDELKLLWNKIENPRENDSECNQVLEGLHPHQNLKCLIIERFFGDKLSTWIGELGRLVKFKLQNCKNCKELPTLGHMPFLRSLHLEGLDSITSIGPSFYGRSGVHSGSTSQRPLNLFPALEDLILENMQNLREWTEATVHDGTVVVFPVLHTVRITDCPQLATFPSHFPHLKELNIEKIQNGSALITHICSGVSTLTRLSIESVTGLTKLPNMLFQNNPKLADLELRDCEDLAQFLDFSFDVPQTSKGPNYQSVAEHTCIDNNAPQHLVGLDSLESISIPKGRKYLTALRHLWIVACNGLTHLSIPQISESEWDSTSSPFSSSSNCPSPLSLERLEIFFCPNLISFPIDLTRTPSLSSLDISDCKKLTDLPKGKLCSLTRLRYLYIGPFSETTTELHSFLDLFDALPPPHPYFPSLSMLHLHGWPHWESLPEQLQHLSALTELWLYGFGVKSLPDWFGKLYSLEELYLCGQQQQQQYRP; translated from the exons ATGGCGGATGCAGTGCTTGGTTCCACTACACAAGTTCTAGTGCAGACGGCAATAAACTTGGCTTCCGAACAAATTGGCCAGTTTGTTGGCTTCAAGAAAGATTTGCAGAAACTGAAAGATACGTTGACTCTGATCCAGGCTTTCCTTAGTGACGCAGAGAAAAAGCAGGTGACTGAAAATTCCGTGAAGCTTTGGCTGGAGCATCTTGAACGCGTGGCTTTCGATGCTGAAAATTTGCTGGATGACTTCAACTATGAAATGATTCGACGCAAAGTTGAGATCCGAAACCAAATGAAGAGGAAGGTATGCTTCTTCTTCTCAGTCTCCAATCCCATTGCATTTCGTTGCAGAATGGCCAGAAAAATTCAGAAAATCAATATGGATTTGATAAGTATCCATGAACGAAGAACAACACTTGGTCTTCTCCGGTCACAGAATGACGCCAGAGATGCACCTGCTATTTCATCTCCCGGCGGAGAAGCATTTATGAAGAACAAAGAGACTGACTCTGTCACTGTTGATGTGAGTTTTGTTGGAAGAGATGGTGATGTTTCAGCAATAGTAGCACAATTGACTGCCACGAATAATAATGAAACTATCTCCGTTCTTCCTATAGTAGGGATGGGCGGTATTGGGAAGACCACCTTGGCTCGAAAAGTTTTTAATCACCCaaagattgaaaaatattttgagaagAGAATGTGGGTATGCGTGTCAGATGATTTCAATGCCAATAGGCTTTTTGGTTTGATGCTAGAATCACTGAAACTCCCAATGCTTGAAGTTGCGGGTAGGGATTCTAGGGAAGCCAGAGTCAATAAGCTTAAGGAACTATTGGATGGTAAAAAGTATCTGCTGGTCTTGGATGATGTGTGGAATAAGGAGTCCAGACTCTCCAGACCATGGAATGAGTTTCTTGGGTCTTTGAAAGGTACTAGCCAAGCCATGGGGAGTTGGATTCTTGTGACCACTCGTGAGCGACAAGTGGCAGACAGCACTAGAATTTCTTCTCCTCGAGATTACTCCTTGAAACAATTATCATATGATCAATGTTGGCTCATTCTCAAAGAAAATGCATTTGGTACTGGGGAAGTGTCGGATGGGCTGCAAGATACAGGGTTGAAGATTGCGCAGAGATGCCAAGGCTTACCACTGGCTGCAAGTGTTCTCGGTGGCATGTTGCGCAACAAGGGACCAGATGAATGGCAAAACTTAGTGAGTGGGCTTCAAAGTTTAGGTGGAGGTGAAAACAATGACGTTAACGAAATTTTGAAGTTAAGCTTCGACCATCTTCCATATCCATCTCTTAAGAAGTGTTTTGCATATTGTTCAATTTTTCCTGAGGATTTTGAAATAAAAAGGAATCAACTAATCCAACTGTGGGCTGCAGAAGGATTTCTTcagtcaaatccaacaaaaaaaatgtcTATGGAGGAAGTTGGTAACAGGTACTTTACCATTTTGTTGGATAGCAACTTGTTTCAAGATGCAAAGAAGGATGCTTATGGGAATGTTTTGTACTGCAAAATGCATGATCTTGTGCATGATATGGCACAATCCATTTCTGAATGTAAAACTTTAAGGTTGAAAGAGTCAACAGAAGCTGATTTTCATGACAAGAGTTTTCGGTATCTTGCAATTGAGAGAAGTGAAGAAGAAATACTACCATTTCCACAGAAGGAGAGTTTCAGGTACATAACAACATTATTTTTACTGGAGAACAGATCAATTGATGATGGTTTGATCATCTTTTTGGCTTGCTTGCGAGTGCTAAACATAGCTTCATCAGATGCGAAGGAGCTTCCTAAATCAATTGGCAAGTTGTCTCATTTAAGGTATCTCGATTCATCAAATACTCCAATGGAAACTTTGCCGGACTCTCTTTGCAAACTTTACAATCTACAGACGTTAAGACTTCGAAATTGTGAATCATTGACAAAGTTTCCAAACAATTTCAAGAATTTGGTGAATCTGAGGCACTTTGACTTTTTCCACAAGGATAAATCAAGTGATCTAATGCCTCTTGAAATCGGACAATTGCGTTCTCTCCAAACATTGCCATTTTTAAATATTGGTAAAGAGGCCGGTCGACAAATTGGACAATTGGGGAGTTTAAAGAATCTCAGTGGAAGTTTTGAAATACGAAATCTGCaattggtgactagtatggaaGAAGCCAAGTCTGCGAAACTGATTGACAAGCCAAACATTGATGAGTTGAAATTATTGTGGAATAAAATAGAAAATCCGAGAGAGAATGACAGTGAATGTAATCAAGTGTTGGAAGGCTTGCATCCTCACCAAAATTTGAAGTGTTTGATAATTGAAAGATTTTTTGGTGATAAACTTTCTACATGGATTGGAGAACTTGGGAGATTGGTGAAATTTAAATTGCAAAATTGCAAAAACTGCAAAGAGTTACCAACTCTTGGACACATGCCCTTCCTCAGATCTCTTCACTTGGAAGGACTTGATAGCATAACAAGCATAGGCCCTTCTTTTTATGGCAGATCAGGTGTGCATAGTGGCAGTACCAGTCAAAGGCCCCTAAACTTGTTTCCAGCACTTGAAGATCTCATTctagaaaatatgcaaaatttgagggAATGGACGGAAGCAACAGTTCATGATGGGACAGTGGTAGTGTTTCCGGTCCTTCATACGGTAAGGATTACTGATTGCCCTCAATTAGCCACTTTTCCAAGTCATTTTCCACATCTTAAGGAATTGAACATCGAGAAAATCCAAAATGGATCAGCATTAATAACACATATTTGTAGTGGAGTCAGCACTCTCACTAGACTTTCTATTGAGAGTGTGACTGGACTCaccaaattaccaaatatgTTATTCCAAAATAATCCCAAGCTTGCAGATCTCGAATTAAGAGATTGTGAAGATTTGGCCCAATTCTTGGATTTTTCATTTGATGTTCCTCAAACTTCAAAAGGACCAAATTACCAATCAGTAGCTGAGCACACTTGTATCGACAATAATGCTCCTCAACATTTGGTTGGCCTTGATTCCCTAGAGTCAATTTCAATCCCCAAGGGAAGAAAATACCTCACTGCCTTGCGACATTTATGGATTGTGGCCTGCAATGGGTTGACCCACTTGTCCATCCCCCAAATATCTGAGTCAGAGTGGGATTCCACTTCTTCACCCTTCTCCTCCTCCAGTAATTGTCCTTCTCCTCTTTCTCTTGAGAGACTGGAAATATTCTTTTGCCCCAATCTTATCTCCTTTCCAATTGATTTAACTCGAACACCTTCTCTCTCTTCCCTGGACATATCAGACTGTAAGAAATTAACTGACTTGCCCAAGGGGAAGCTTTGTTCTCTTACAAGGTTGAGATACTTATACATCGGACCATTCTCAGAAACCACCACAGAGTTGCATTCCTTCCTCGACCTCTTTGATGCTCTCCCACCACCGCACCCCTACTTCCCCTCCCTTTCAATGTTACATCTGCATGGATGGCCTCATTGGGAATCTCTGCCCGAGCAACTTCAGCACCTCTCTGCCCTGACAGAACTTTGGCTATATGGTTTTGGAGTAAAATCATTGCCCGATTGGTTTGGAAAGCTTTACTCACTTGAAGAACTCTATCTCTGTG gacagcagcagcagcagcagtatCGACCCTAA